gtgtgtcttACACGGTCTAACACACGCCGGTGTGTTACACGGGCGCCTAATATGtaatcagtgagttacacgcCCTGGACACACGCCGGTGTCATTGGCCCGTGTGAACCCCGCATAACACATAACCATACACGACatggacacacacccgtgtgcctcCAATTTTCAAGAACAGTGGGTTAAACGTCCtaccacacggcttggcacaggACTGTATAGCTCATACGGTTTACCACATAGCCTGGCATGCAGCCGTGTGGCATCGGCAATCAGTTTTCCAACGACTAAACTTGAAACAAAAGTTGTGTTATCGGTACCCACCTAACACAGATTTGATGTAGAAGCAACAAGGATGGATTCCTATCCCTAAAATAACATTACAACAATAGATCAAACGACTTATTCGAAACAATCATTAAGATTAGCATCCAAACCCGATGAAATCTCAAAACGAAAACTAACGCTTACCCTCGTACGAAATCAACAGTACAAACTTAGAATGTTGAAAGAACGTTACTCTTGAGAACTTTGCCTAACAAAGACTTACACAAATCAGAATCCATTCCAAATGAAAAGGATGTAACTTCGACCATCATCAAACTCAAGCAAATAAAACTTGACAAAGGACACTTACAGTTTGACTGAAGATTAATCGCACAAAGGAACTTGGCGTAACGAATACAAAAGGATTCAACGACAGAATAACGaagtaaaagaaaggaaaaagtatAATTGAACGgaagaggagaaaaaaataaaagaaagaaaaatagaaggagAAGAGGACGTTCTGTGAATATGAGAATCAATCAAATCATCAATCGGGACCAGAACACCTAACCACTAAACCATATCAATTTACTTGTTAAAATTTCCAAGATTTTAACTCATAAATCGAGAGATGACCACTCTTGATTTCACAAGtcaatttcttctaacccagtttttgggatgttacaattcatgtataatataactccgtaaatatttttatcggTATTTAGAAATGGAGTCTCAAAACCATATTTTTCGACATCACTGACTTTCAGGTCATTACATTTGCTTTGTTTTTTGTGAGTTAAATTGTCATTTCgatagaaattttgattgagGTCATAactttcaatcaaaatttttttctttacatgATTTTAGGTTTTTGTTCTAGCTATTAGGATTATAGAATGATTGACAATTTGGTGAATTAACTTGCAGCATTCTTTTAATAGTTGACTTAATTAGTTGGTTAATGGGTTCATATTTTATAGTAATGACAACATATAAAACTTTCTTTTAGGTAATCTTACATTCTATTAACCAAACATATGAATCTTACATTCCAATCAAATGAAACAAACAAGTTAATCTCACATTCCACCCGTAATTACATTCTCCTAAATCTTATTACGAAACAAAATCTAAGATTCGACAAACCAAACATCCCTTCAAAGTAGTCCGCATGTAACAAAGCCCCTTTTGCAAGCTTATGGGCAGCCTTGGTAGCGTCTCTAATATTAATCTAAGCTTTGAAAGCCTAAACAGTCCTGATTAcaagaaattgagttttaagtatttagttgaaattgattttaggtcTGATCGTTGGACAAACCATATTCCttactttttatctcaaaaaggaaaacaagaaGCAGCCTAAAAAGTGTTGATTATGGTTGTTTAAATTGGATTGGATCAATCGATATACTAGTTCaaataaaatgattgaattggttgaattgtgAACCGTTTTGAACCGCGATTGAATTGGCATTGAACTGAAAACCAATTGAAccgatttctttttattttttgggccAAAATTCTTAGcccaaattgagaaaaaaagcTCAACCCTAAACCCAATAACCAACCAACTCAAACCTAGTtcataaaagttttttttaaatattttttcttatttttttccaaatttttatttctagatttccctatttttcaaaaattttttaattcttgatcAATCAGACTGATTGGACTGGTCAATAAAAAATCGATGATATGATCCATCCGATTAtcagtataattttaaaaatacgtcTTACATGAATATTCAAAAGAAGAAATAtctcaaataaacaaaaaggtaAGGGGGCTTTTagaaatttaacccaaaaaagaacttaaagatcaaaaataaaattgcgtACGAGAATCGCGctccttcatcttcttcattaatGGAAAACTAATCTGTTTTTGTGCTTTTCGGTGTTGGGTTCGTTGTTACTGAAAGAGTTTGCATTACtcctttaaattttgatcttcTTTTTGGGGTTCCAGAAAAGGAATAACGTTTAAAGATGCTACAGTTGTTGTTCACGGTGATATTCGCAGAGATGGCGGTGATCATCGTACTATGCTTCAAGACACCGTTAAGGAAGCTGGTGTTAATGGTTCTGGATCGGGCCAAGAGGGGACGAGGTCCGGTCATAGTGAAGACGGTGGGCGGAACAGTATCCGTTGTGATGTTGTCGTACATATTCAGCATGATGATGCTCAAGAAACGCTGGATCGTTGATGGAAACGCTTCTCTAACGGACGAGATTCTCATGGCCAAAAACCTCCTCGAAACTACTCTCATgggtaattaattaattaattcttccTCCATAGTTCTTCTAAAATCTAATcctaatttttttcacttttatccGGGATCTTGATTCCTTCTACCATACGGTATGCAATTATTATGATTGTTTatatcttattttcttttctagaaTGCTTATTGTTTGACCTAATTGTCAAAATAAATTGGTTTGACTCAATTGCTTCTTTATGCAATTAGGGTGGCGAAGGCAGGACTTGATTCAGGTTCCAAattctaataatatcaatacccttttactttttattcaattcccTGAAATGTATacattatttatcttaaaaaatGGAGGGAAAACAGGACAATGGTACCTGTTTTTTAGccttatatataacatatagCACTTGGacccttcatttttcttaaacaCTATGTTGAACACATAGATCTGAGGATATGATCTGTAAAGGTGTGGAAAATCTTAGACAAATCTAACCATGCCCGTGTCGTATACTTACTCATGACGCTCACACCTGAATCATGTATTCTATAATTCTCATCTTGCAGTGTAAACTTTCGTTTGTTTTCTTGGTATTATGGTTTTTTACATCTCATATTAATTTCCAAAAGTTGTTGTATGCTTCATTATTCAGCTAGAAGTTCACTGGGGATGTCTCTCACTTCCTTTTTGGTCTGATAAGAAACTTTGTGTTTTTAATGGTGGGTAACTTTTTTTACAGGGGGGTTGCTATTCCTATCTCTAATTATAGACAAATTACACCATTATATTAAAGAACTCCGTATAAGAAGGAAGACCATGGAGACTGCCAAGAAACAAGGTCAGGGATTTGAAGATGCAGGTGGGTCAGACAAAGTTACGGCCTTGGAGGAAGAAATAGCCACTCTGAGGGCAAGGATTAAGCAGCTTGAATCTGACTAGAGCTTGTCACATTCAGGTGGTAAGAAGAACGAATACCTAAGGAATTTGAGCACCTCTTGCGAATGTGTTTTTGCTGCTTCATTAGCGTTTTTCCAATAAAGTTCTTCAGGAGTTCTGTAATGGATTTGACGTTTGCAGTTTAGTTCTTGAATTTTGTCAAACGGAGAAAgatccaaagaaaaaaaaaatacacacacatacatatatatatttgagaaaTTAGCCTCTCTTTGTCATTTCAGcttcatgtttttattattgaGAATCTATCTGTTCAATGAATCAATGGATGAGTTTTGATCTTTGATATATTTTAGAACATTGTAATAGTTTGAATGCTAGAATAAGAACTTTATATTACCCAAGAGTATGGATTTTTGAACCAACAAAATGCTTGGTAATTTGAGTTATAAGTATGCCCAAGAAAACCATCAAACTATTCTCATTAACGTGcatctatatctatatattaagCATGTGgttgagttgttttcttgagttaTTATACCTAGTAATTGTATTATGTAGAGGGTATTTTTGccttttatatagaaaaatatatgataCGATttgaacatatatttttataatttttaatatttatacatcaCTGTgtcataatttaacatttataatttgattattaaaaccCAAGAGTTATCCAAATACATCTTAGAAATAGTTTAGCATTACGTCCCATATCAAACATATACCCATATTAGGCACTTATTTCGTTGTGGCTCCAGCATTTGGTTTCTTGTTTTTGCAAAAAGCCAGTATGGGATCATCAGTTCCACCCAACAGCCGGTCAATGTTAGCAGCAGTGAGCATCATTAAGCCAAGAAAGACCAGAACTGACACTACTGACAACAAAAGCATTAACAGAGTTGCAAGATGACATTTCACCTCTCGTGAGTATTCAACAGCTGCCATGGCAAGGAAGGTTAACGGGAAAGAGTATGCCCACCATGCCACATTGAAT
This genomic stretch from Gossypium raimondii isolate GPD5lz chromosome 6, ASM2569854v1, whole genome shotgun sequence harbors:
- the LOC105774155 gene encoding uncharacterized protein LOC105774155; its protein translation is MLQLLFTVIFAEMAVIIVLCFKTPLRKLVLMVLDRAKRGRGPVIVKTVGGTVSVVMLSYIFSMMMLKKRWIVDGNASLTDEILMAKNLLETTLMGGLLFLSLIIDKLHHYIKELRIRRKTMETAKKQGQGFEDAGGSDKVTALEEEIATLRARIKQLESD